TCGGGTGGGAGGTTGGCCTTCGCCGCGACTATCATGTCTACGAGGACGGTGAACATGTAGCGCTCCATCACCTCTGTGGGGCTTCCTAGGGCGTAGATGCCGAAGGGCATCTTGGCCATCTCTTTGGCGGATCGCTCGACAAGGTCTATGTATTTCCCTCCCTGGATGGGGCCAACCCATATGGCCTTATCCTCCTTGATCACGGGTAGAGCCGCCTCAGCCCTCCTCAGGGTCTCCTCCACCGTCCACTCAGCTCTCCTCCTGGAAGCCCTCCACCCTGTTGGATGATCCAGTATAACGGCGATATCCGAGCCAATCCTCCTCTGATAGGCAAGTATCTCCTCAGGGGTGGTCTCAACTCCACCGTAAACGAGTATCTGGTAGGCCCCCGAGTCCGTTGCCACGACCCCCTCGTAATCTAGGAGCCTGTGGACCTCCAGCCCAGGTTCATCCCCATAATGCCTCTTGATTATGTAGGCGTTCGTTATGAGCGCCCTGCACCTGAACTCCTCCCTCATCCTCCTCGGAGAAACCCTCTGGTAGAGGGGGTTGACCACAGGGAGGAATACCGGCGTCTCAATGGTCCCGCTCTTTGTCTTCAGTCTCCCCAGCCTACCCATGAGGTCTTGGTCCCTAACCTCAAAGGCCATCTAGACCCACCAAGAAGAAGAGCATGCTAGCCGAAAATATCAGGATCAGGGCGAATTATCGGTGGGCCTATTATAAAACCATGATGTGATGTAGAAGGCCCATGCTCTGATTCAGGCTCACCGACCTCTAAGCCGTTTCGCTTATGAACCTTTCGTATATGTCTTTGACCCTCTCCGCCGCCGGGCCGCTCCCCTCCACCACGCCCTTCTCCGTTACCCTTATCTTATCCATAACGACTATAACCCCCGCCTCGGGGTATAGCCTAACCATATTTGGAAAGACCCTCTCAAGGCGCTCCGCCAAGCCCTCAAGGTTGAAGGGACGCTCCGAGGCGGCTATGCTCGCGATAGCTGAGCCGTAGATGAAGACCCTGTGGATCTTGGTTCCCCCCACCCCCTTAACATCGCCTAGGCAGAGGCTGAGGGTGTTCGGATCGTAGCCCAGGAGAACCCCCTCTACCTGTTTACCATCCGGGCCGACCACCTGAACAGACTTGTTAACCAGCTGGGCCAGCTCCTCGAAGAACCTCCTACCAGCAGTAGATGCCATCCTCTCCACCCACAGATATGATACTACGGCTATATAAAAAGAAAAATGGGTCTCAGGGATCAGTCTTTGCCCTAGAAGGCCCAGAATAGAGACTCGGGCCTACTTCATCATGTTTCTAGCGAGATCCGATGTGTAGTATTTGCCGTCGTTGAACTCAAGGGCTCCCACGAGCTTTAGGTCCCTCATTATCTGGAATAGCTTGCTCTCCTTGATCTTTGCTCCCTTATTCAGTTGGCGTATATCGTTCCAGGACTTGGGTTCGAGGCAGAAGCTCAGAACCTTACAGTAGTCCTCATCCTTCAAATATTTCTGGAGCTCCGCTAGAGCCTTCTCATCGGCCATCTGAGACACTAAATCATAAAAGGTACTATAAGTAATATATAAATTTTTGACAAGGTTGACCTATCTAGTAGGTTCTCCTCTCCTTCCCGCCTCCTTCATCTTCAGCATCCTTATAAGGGCCACAGCCCTTTCAGGGGTCTCAGCCCTGCCAAGGATCCTGAGTTCCCCGATCCTAGCCCTATAGCCGCAGTGGGGGCAGGATCTGGTTCTTTGGACGGCCTTAGCCAGCATTAGCCTACCGCACCTTGGGCAGTGCACAGCCACATACATCTAAGGGTCCTCCAGAACCATCTTTGACATGGGATGCCCCAGCCAGTCTATGAACCCTCTTCGGCATGGGATCCTTCCCTCCAATATGGAGAGGATCTCCTCAGCAGCCTCCTCGATGGCTAGGCTCGTGGTGTCGATCTCGCATACGATCTCCTCCCCATAGGCCTCGAGGGCCTCCACGAGGCTCACGTCTAGGAGTTCAGCCTCAACGTTCTCCCTGACCTTCATCCTCCCATAGCCCCGTCTCTCCAGCTCAGACTTAAGCCTCCATGGAGCCCTCCTCAAGACGAATACCATCGAGGCCATCTTAGCTGGAACTACATCATGGGCGAAGTGCCCCTCCACTATTATAGGTCCTTCCGAGGTATCATAGATCTCTTTTACCCTTCTCCTGATAATCTCCAAGTCTGCTATCGCGACTCCCCTCTCCTCGTCGAATCCAAGGTTTAGATTCTCCTTTAATGTCAGCTCGGTCAGGTCGATGTGTGTCCCCTTTAGGCGCTTCGAGAGGATCCTCGCTACTGAGGACTTGCCAACCCCTGGGACCCCGGTCAATACAAGGAGAATCCTGTTCGAGAATCCCCCTTTTCCCATGGGGCCCTTCAGACCTTCTGCCTCAGCCAAACCCGAAATTTCACCTATTACTCTTTAGCCCTGCTTCTCCTCGTCCTCCTCAGCGTCCTCCTTCTCCCCCTTCAGCTTTAGGAGGTCACCGAGCCTCCTCCCCTCCACCGGTTTAGAGGATGAGATCTTGAATCCCCCCTCCTCCGGGACCAGGAGCTCAACCTTCAATGTCCTCCTGAGTTTCTGGACAAGGGCCTCGTTTGGAACAAGCTCCTCCTTCTCAAGCTTCTTTATCACAGACTCCTTCTCCCCTATCCTCCTCGCCAACTCCTCAACCGTCATGTTCATCCTCTCCCTAGCCTCCTTGATCCTCATCCCATAGTCCTCGACGAGGGTTATATCCTCGATCTTAGACAGGTCTCCAGCTGAGCCCCTACCCTTCTGGGGAGGCTTCGGGGGTGTGGGGGTCCACTCCTCATCTCCGAATCGGGCACACTGGGAGCAGACCGTCAATCTGCCCCCCTCGATGATCCTCCGGAGAGGTGGGCCTCTTATCTCTCTTCCACAGACCTCGCAGCGCAACCCAACCTCTAATTGTAAATCCACTTATAAATTAATAATATCGGATCCCTCAACGAGGAGGATTGAGCGGCGACCTTAGAAGGATAAGGGGAATAGCCGATTACCAGTTTGGAAGGGGCTGCGGGCAGGTCCTATTCCCCGAAGGTGTAACCTTCACCCACTCGGAGAGGACCGGGAGGATTAGGCACATATATCTGAACCAGACCCTCCTAGCCTCGATCAGACCTAACGACGGGCTAATAACCCTCACCATAGCTGGCGCCGAGAGGATTAAGGATCTCATCAAGGATCTCGGCCTCTATGTAAAGGTGGGGGATGAAGCAGCAGAGTTCATCTCGATGGGAAGAAGCGTCTTTGCAAAGCATGTATTGGAGGCCGGAGGTAGGATAAGGCCGGGGGATGAGGTCATAGTTGTAGATGAAGGTGGGAACATCCTAGCCGTGGGGACGGCGCTACTCAGCGGGGATGAGATGCTCTCCTTCAAGGCCGGAGTTGCCGTAAAGGTCAGGCGGGGGAGGAGGGAGAAGGCTTTCTCAACTCCTCAAGGAGCTTGACCTTACCCCTCAAGGCCCCGCTCCTGAGGTGAACCACCCTTGAGACCGAGTCGTTCGACTTCTCTATCTCCCTCGCCTCGTCGGCAAGCCTCGCCGCCATCCTCATAAGCTCATGGGCAGCGGCGACTATTGGAATATATCTCTCCCTCTCCTCAACCCTGTAGCACCCCTCAGTCGATAGGGAGGCAACCCTTCGGGCGGCTTCGAAGCAGGCTACGGCCTTGGCGTAGGCGTATGGGTTGGCTAACCCGCTGTGACTTAGGGCGACATCCTTATCAATAAGCAGCCTTGGAAGGTCGGGGGCTTCGCCCTTCTTCAGCTTTCTCAACACCTTGTCTATCTCTGAGTGGATGAGGCGGAAGGCTCCGGTCACAGAGAGAACCCTTATGACATCGCTGTTGTATAGGGCCATCTCAACAGGGTCCAGGAACTCCTGTCGCGCCCCTATCATCGAGTCTGCATATATGATGATATAGCCCACCCCCTCATCGATAAGCTCCTTCGTGATCTTCCTAGAGGGCTCATCCGAGACAAGGATTATGGGCTTACCTGTAGACAAGAGGATCTTCCTAGCCGCCGACGGGCCTGGCAGCCCAGCGTTGGGCGAAACGATAACATAGAGATCGGTAGGGATCGTTGAGGCCAGTCTAGCAACATCCGATGCCTCATTCTCATCCATTTTACAGCCTGAGGAAATGACCCTCACCGATATATCCCTCCTTAAGCCCCTCTCATCAAGTAAGGCGTCTATGAGGGTTGTGACCCCCAGATATCCGATCTTTAGAAATGTGATCCTAATTATCCGGTTCATTGCAGCATTCATCTCATAAGGTTAATAAGGTTATTAAATAGCCTGACGATATCGTCGGGATGACATCTGAGATTCAGAGTGATTTTGAGATAGCGCGGAGGGCAAGCCTGAAGCACATAGTTGAGGTTGCCGAAGGGCTGGGCATCGAAGAGAACGAGCTTGAACTCTATGGTAGATACAAGGCCAAGGTGAGCCTAGATGTCCTGAAGAGGAGTAGCGAGAGGCCCGATGGGAAGCTCATAGCCGTAACCGCCGTGACGCCTACGAGGTTTGGAGAGGGCAAGACGACTATGGCGATTGGGCTGGGGCAGGCCCTAGGGAGGCTTGGTGCTAAGAACATCGTGGTTCTCAGGCAGCCCTCACTAGCCCCAGTATTCGGGGTCAAGGGGGGAGCCTGCGGAGGGGGATACTCCCAAGTCCTTCCCATGGAGGATATAAACATCCATTTCACGGGAGACCTCCACGCGATAGCGGCCGCCCACAACCTCCTGACATCCATATTGGAGAATCACATATTCAGGGGGAATAAGTTGAACATCAACATCCACGGGATAGTCTGGAAGAGAGTGGTCGACATAGAGAGCCGAGACCTGAGGAGGATTGTGGCTGGACTCGGAGGGGAGATGGGGGGCATCCCCCACGAAAGCGGCTTCGAGGTGACCGCGGCCTCAGAGATAGCCGCGATCCACGCCCTATCCATGAGCCTCACGGAGATGAAGATGAGGATGGGAGAGATAACCGTCGCATACACCAAGGAGGGGGAACCGGTGAAGGCCAGACAACTCAAGGCCGAGGGGGCCATGGCCATACTCATGAAAGACACATTGAAGCCCAACCTGGTCCAGACTCTGGAGAACACCCCCGCCTTCGTCCACGGAGGCCCTTTCGCTAACATAGCCCACGGATGCCCCAGCCTCCTAGCCATAAAGATGGCCCTGAAGCTGGCGGACTACGTCGTGGTTGAGCCTGGATTCGGGGCCGACCTGGGGCTTGAGAAGTTCTGTGACATCGCTGCAAGGGCTGGAGGCCTCAAGCCCGACCTGGCGGTCTTGGTAGTTACTGTGAGGGCTCTGAAGAGCCATGGAGGAGCAAACCCCAAGGAGCTCAAGGAGCCAAATGTTGAGGCTCTGAGAAGGGGTCTCCCAATCCTAGAGAAGGAGGTGGAGAATGTTAAAGCCTTCGGCCTACCAGCGGTCGTATGCATAAACCACTTCCCATCAGATGGAGAGGAGGAGATAGAAACCATCCTAGACTGGTGTAGTGCTGAGGGGGTCCCAGCAGCAGTCTCAGACGCCTTCCTCCTCGGGGGAGAGGGGAGCCTAGAGCTCGCCGGGCTTGTGGTGAAGGAGCTGGAGAGGGACAGGGCAGAGTTTAGATACCTTTACCCACTTGACATGTCTATAGAGGAGAAGATAAGGACCATAGCAAGGAAGATGTACGGCGTCTCGGATATAAGGCTCCTACAGGAGGCTAGGAGATCCCTAAGAAGGATAGAGAAGCTTGGCCTCAGAGGCCTCCCAATATGCATGGCCAAGACCCCCCTATCCCTGACGGACGACGAGAGTATAAAGGGCCTGCCACCAGAGGGGTATGTCCTCCCAATAACAGATCTCAAGCCCTCAACCGGGGCGGGCTTCATAGTCGCCTATTGTGGGGAGATAAACACCATGCCAGCCCTCCCAACCACCCCAGCCGCCGAGATGATGGACATAGACGAGGAAGGAAACATAAAGGGTCTAGGCTGAGGTTTCTCGTATGGCGATAATACTAAACGGCAGTGAGATAGCTTCCAAGGTGAATGAGGAGCTCAGGACTTGGGCCTCAAGCCTCAGAGGGAGAGGGGTCGCCCCAACCCTAGCCATGATCCTCGTAGGAGAGGATATGGCCTCTAAGAGGTATGTGGAGCTTAAGGCGAGACGCTGCAGGGATGTTGGAGTCGAGGCCCAGATCCATGGCCTCCCGGGAGATGTCTCTACAGGCGAGGCGGCGGAGTTCGTGAAGAGGCTGAGCGGGGATCCCTCAATTCACGGAGTCCTTGTTCAGCTCCCTCTGCCCGAGGGGGTAGACGAGCTTCCTGTAGTCGAAGCCATTCCCCCCGACAAGGATGTAGATGGCTTAAGCCCCACAACCCTTGGGAGGATCCTGATGGGAGGGAAGGGGTTTATCCCAGCCGGAGTGGAGGCGATAATGGAGCTGCTTAAGAGATACGAGATCGAGAGGGAGAGGAGGCACTGGGTAATCGCCGGTAGGAGCATTATACTCGGGAAGCCCCTAGCAGCCCTCCTCTCCAACATGGACTGTGCAGTCACGATCTGCGACCGCGAAGACCCTAATCTAGTCGATCACATGAGGGCGGCGGATATCCTAATCGTGGACCTGGGGAGGAAATGGTTTGTGAAGGAGGAGATGGTCAAGGAGTCGGCGGTTGTGGTGGATATGGGGAACAACTATGAGGCTGGAAAGGTGTACGGGGATGTCGATTTCGAGAAGGTGAAGAGGAGGGCCTCCGCCATCACTCCAGTCCCCGGGGGTGTCGGCCCCCTCCTTATCTCGATGCTTATAAGGAACACATTGAGGGCGGCTGAGAGGTCGAGGATTTAAATCTCCGAGTAGCCCAACTTAATCGGTGGGGGAGTTGGCCAGGATAGACTCGAGGAAGGCCAGGCGCATGATGGCCCAGATAGGGCTAAAGATGAATGAACTGAGCGACATAAACAGGGTTATCCTACAGGGAGATGAGAGGGAGATCATAATCGAGGAGCCAACCGTCACCGCAATAGACCTAAAGGGCCAGAGGATGTTCCAGATCGCCGGAGGAAGCCTCAAGGAAAGGAGCTTGAAGAGGGAGCCCAGCATACCCGAGGAGGATGTCCTCCTCGTCGCCGAGCAGGCAGGTGTCAGCGCCGAGATGGCTAGAAGAGCCCTCCTCGAGTCCGAGGGAGACTTAGCCAAGGCCATCCTCAGTCTAAAGAAGGGCTAAGCGGCCAAAGCCTCATGGGCTTCTACCCCAAGCTGGTTTTTTTATGGCTCTTTCAGTCAGAAGGCAGGGGGGCGTAGTGGTTGAGTACGCGGGGGAGGGGGTCATCCTAGACCCCACCTCGGAAGAGCTCCCCTACCCCTCCATCGTTACCCATGCCCACTCCGACCACGCCTCAGCCTTCAGATTCTCAGGGCTCCAGAAGTACTCCACCCCCCAGACCTACAGGCTACTTGAGAGGCTAGGTTGGAGAAGAGCAGGGGATTGGCACCCGATCTCTATAGGGGAGAGGTTTAAGGTCGGGGATATGGAGATCCGCACCCACAACGCGGGCCACGTATTAGGCTCCATAACGGTTGAGATAACATCACCCGAGGGTACCGTCCTATACACGGGGGACTTCAACGTCGAAGAATCCTACACGATGCAGCCCGCAAGGCCCGTCAGCTGCGACATCCTGGTGATAGAGACGACCTTCGGCTCCCCAGCCTTCTCATTCCCCAGGCGATCGGAGGTCGCCATCGAGATGGTGGAGTGGGCCGTCCTAGATGTGATACCAAGGGGAAGGGTGCCAGCCTTCAAGACGGACTCCATCGGGAACGCCCAGGAAATAATCTCCATATTCAACAGGCTCACAAAATTACCGGTGGTCGCCTCACCGACCGTTGCGAGGGCCAGCGACGTCTACAGAGAATACGGCCACAGGCTTGACTACATCGAGGCAGACTCCAAAGAGGGAAGAGAACTCCTAGAATCAGGCAGATGCGTCTACGTTACACCTAAGGGCTCAAGGCCGAGCAGCAAAAGGCTGGAACTCTCACTGGCCTCAGGCTGGGCAGCCCTATTCAGGAAAGGTGGCCGCGCCTTCGCCCTCAGCGACCACACGGACTTCAAGGGCCTCCTCTCCTTCATAAAGGGCTGCCGCCCGAAGAGGGTTTTAACCTTCCACGGGGGACCGATAACTAAGGGGTTCACTGAATATGTGAGGAGGAGGCTCGGACTGGAGGCCAAACCATTAACCAATATGGAGGAGACGATATCCGGAACGGTACTTGGAGAGGAGGGGAGGCTAAAGGCTTGCCGAACCCAGCTTCTATCACTGATCCGCATCCCAGGATTCACCTACTCCATATCTTGGCTGATGAAGGAGATGGCGAGAAGGGGTTTCACCAGGAGAGAGGCCGAAAGAGCCTTAGGGAGGCTGGTGGAAGAGGGGATCCTACAACCAGAAGGGCCGGATATGAAGCTCAGGGAACCCTGAGGCCAGTAGCGATCTCAAATCCGCCCCCAGAGCTTTCTAGTTCAAGTATGCCCAAAGATCACTCCAACTGCTTTGAAATCCTATATCGCCTTTTACTGTCGGAATCTTTATAGCAGTCTATCTCCCCGCTCTCGAACAGGAACCTGAGGATCTCGAAGGCCTTCTTCTCCTTAATCTCCATCCTCTCAGCCAGCTCCTTCAGGGTGAGAGGTCCCTCAGCCAAGATCCTCAGAGCCTCCCTTCTCAGCTTCTCGGACATATCCTCAATAAGGAAAGAAATAGAAATTTAAATGCTTGATTCCCCTCCTTCTAAGTTCTTCTAATATAAAGGTTTAAATGATGGATATAGAAATAAAGCAACTCTAATTCGACCAAAATTTTAAGGATCTCATAACTATTTAAAGAATTAAGATCTCCACTTTACATCTAGATGTATTATCAGTGGCTTCAGCCCAATCCCATAAGAATTCTTAAGTCTTATGTCTGTCTATTTTAGGAGTTTAAGACGAGAAGGGCATAAGCCTCAGGACAACTTATCCCCTGATTGGATCCCCTGTCTAAATCTCGGGGCTAGAGTTAAAATGGAGGAGAAAAGGATTTAAAGAGAAGGCCAAGATCGGCCTCGCTCTCTAGGCACTCTTCCCATTAATCTACGTCACACCCGGTGATCTGATTCCCTTAGCGTACTATCCAAGCTATTTCAAAATTCTCTCAACATCATTTATACTGAGAGGGGAGGTCATCTCACCAGAGGGATACATCGACGAATCCACCGCTAATGAGGCCTTAGAGAGGTGTAGGAGGGTTGTATCGGTCGCAGAGAAGTATCTTAGGGCTAAGGGCCTCCTACGACAGGCTCAAGGAGGTTGTGAGAGGATCCCTTGGGGCTAGTCCTCTCGGAATAATCCTCTTCGGAAGCACGGTATATATGGGGAGGGGAAGGGACCTAGACCTGCTCGTCATAGTCGAGAGAGTAGAGGGACCACTCGTGAAGAGGTTCGAGGCTGAGAGGCTGATCTCCAGAGAGATCTTTAAGGGTTTAGGGGTCTGGGCCGATGTCCATATCCTCGACCTTGAGGAGTTAAAGGAGAACCTGGCTCCTGGAACCTTCCTCTCAGGCCTTGCTTTGGGCTACGAGCTGATCAATGGCGGGGCGGATGTGGAGGAGCCAATTCTAACCTTCCTAGAGAAACTGTCCAATGGGAGATATATACTCCACAACCGCTACGGGACTTGGGATCTGGCAATGCACGCGAAGCTGACGATTAGGAGGAGCCGCACCAGTAAATCCCATGAGAAGAGCACCGAGGCCTCCTGAATGCCTAACTCTGGGCATGGTGAAGCCATTTTATCGAGGTTATGGTATGGGAAGATCTAAAGGGTGAGTTAATTCAATCTTCCTTAGAGGGGGGTAGGGGGTGGAGTCCAGGAGAGGATGAGCCTCTTCTGCCTGTCGGACTCGAGCCACAGCCCCCATTGCTCTTCTATCATCCTGTCCAGCCTCTCTATATCCTCGTCACTCAGGTGGGTGAACCTCCCCTGCAATCTCATGTACTCCGCTAGGCCTCTCCTCTTCGGAGGTTTGTATGTGAGGCTGAAGGCCCCCTCCTCATACTCCCAGAGGGCCCAAGCCCCGGTCTCCACGGCGAGTCTGCTCAGGGTTACGGTGTGCTTGGGGTCGAAGAACCACCCCTTCGGGCAAGGGGTCAGGACTTGTATAAAGGCGGGGCCACCCGAGTTAAAGGCCTTCCTCACCTTGTTCACAAAGTCCATCGGCGGGTATAGGGCTGAAGTGGCTACGTATCTGACACCGGGATGGGCCGCGATGGTGAGCGCCACGTTCTTCTTCATCCTCTCGTTCCCGATCCTCCTCACCCTCCCGGTTGGGGTGAAGGTGGTGGTAGCCCCCCATGGAGTTGTGCTGGAGGCCTGGATGCCGGTGTTAGCGTAGGACTCGTTGTCGTATAGTATGTAGAGGAGGCGTTGATAGTCGTAGGTCATCGCCATGGATAGGCCTGCGTACCCGATGTCAGCGAACCCTCCATCGCCTCCGTAGACGAGCACGTTGACCTCCTCCCTCTTCCTCTTCCCCTTCGAGGTTAGGGCTCTGAAGGCCGCTGCGGTGCCTATTCCGGCGGCCCCCCCTCCTCCGAGCTGGGTGTGGAACCAGGGGACCGCGTAGGGAGATGTGAGGAACTGGTGTCCGTTGGCTACATACATGCACCCTGTTGGCCCCAACAAGACCGTCTTCGGCCCAGCAGCCTTGGTCGCGAGTCTATAACCTATGGCGGGGCCGCATCCCGCGCATGTCCTGTGGCCTGATGTATAGTAGTCTATAGGCCCAAGCTCTTTGGGGTTTCTGATAGGCTGAAGGCTCATATGTCGTCACCTCTCAATGTTGGCCAGTATACAAGTCTCTCTGGCCTCCCCCTCTCCACAGCCCTCTTGGTTATCTCCACAGCCTCCCTGAAGTGCTTCACACTCGGCTCCCTCCCACCAGTGAATAAGAAGTCAAGGATCAGAGGCTTCTGATTGGCCTCGTATAGGGCTGCCCTGAGTTCGTTGTAGAAGGCTCCTCCCATGTCTGGTGACCCGAAGGAGTATGAGAAGTCTAGGACCGCTATTCCTCTTACACCCTCCAGGAGTTCCCTCAGCTCCTGGGCTGGGTATGGCCTCCAGTACCTCAGCCTGACCACCCCGACTCTCTCCCCCTCCTCCCTGAGCTTTTTGGCTACATATACAGCGTCCTTCGTGTAGGCTCCCATAGTCACAATCGCCAGCTCCGCATCATCCATATAGGCCGTCTCCAGGAACGGGGGGTAGCTTCTTCCAACGCGCTTGCCGAAATCTCTCCAAGCCTCCTCTATCACCTCTCTAGACCTCTTGACCGAGGCATCCACAACCTTTCTCTGTTCAGGTCCGATGAGGGAGGGGGCAATATGCTGCGACTTTGTTATGGGTCCATATTCGGGATCCAGTGGGTAAGGAGGCTTATATGGTGGGAGGAAGCCCTCTATCCTCTCATCTGGAGGTGTAACTGGGGAGGCTATGTGGGTTATTGTAGCCCCATCCACAGCGACGAATTGTGGGAGCAAGACCCTCCGGTCCTCCGACACCCTATAGGCGACGAGGGTCATGTCTAGGGCCTCCTGGGCATCCTTAGCCCATGAGACTAGCCAGCCGAAGTCCCGGAAAACCAGCGTATCATTCCACTCCATCCCGAAGTTGCCGGGGTCATCGAGGGCCCTGCACCCCGCCAAGGCTACAACGGGCAGCTGGGCTAGAGCCGTGACAGTGATCGCCTCTGCGGCGTAGAGAAGGCCAACCCCCGAGCTTCCCACGAAGGTCCTAGCCCCTACGGCAGAGGCGTGTTTTGCTATCTCGAACTGGGAGTGCTCAGAGTCTGCCACTATTATCTCGGCGCTGAACTCACCGTCCGAGATCATCTTGGCAAGCTCATTCATCACCCCAGTGTAAGGCCTAATGGGGTAGGCGGCGATCACATCCACATCCGCGATCTTAACCGCCTCAGCTATGGCCCGGGTCCCCGTCCATATCCTCATCCTTGGGACGAGCCTTTGAACAGCCTTGGCTGCGACGGCGCTCAATTCATCCGCCCTCCATCTCAATACATGTACTCCCTCAGGGCCTGTTCGATGGTCATGAGCTCCTCCTCCCTCAGCCCCTTCTCAGCCTCCCACTCACCGACCATCTTTATGGCCTTGACCGGGCAGACCTCTGCGCATATCCCGCAGCCCGTGCAGTAGTTGAGGTCCACAACTGCCTCGAAGCTCATCGCACCGTCTGGGCAGTAGTGGTGGCAGAGCTTGCAGTCAGTGCATTTCCCCTTGTCCACCTGTGGCCTTAGATATCTCTCGAAGGAGGTAGTGAATCCTAGGTTTTTCTCCCCTGGAGTGGGCCCAAACTCGATCAAACCAGGGGCTAGGGCCTCCCATCTTGGCATCGCGGCCATCCTCTCCTCATAGGTTCTAGCCCCAGAAGCTGCGGCCTGATAGGCTCTGTATGTGTCCAAGTCCCACCATTCCCTTGACTCTGGCGGCTCCAATCTTTCAGAGGCCTTCTCCCCAGCCCTAATGAACACCCTTATGGGCTCAGCATCCCTGTAAGCCTCCTCGACAACCGTTGCCTTAGCCTCCTTCCCTAACAGCTCAAGGGCTCCGAGTATATCCTCGATCTTAACCTTTTCCCATGCCTTTGCCAGGGCTCCGAGGATCGGGTAGGCTATCTCAGGGTCATACATTCTAGCCCT
This genomic interval from Candidatus Bathyarchaeota archaeon contains the following:
- a CDS encoding nascent polypeptide-associated complex protein encodes the protein MMAQIGLKMNELSDINRVILQGDEREIIIEEPTVTAIDLKGQRMFQIAGGSLKERSLKREPSIPEEDVLLVAEQAGVSAEMARRALLESEGDLAKAILSLKKG
- a CDS encoding TIGR00270 family protein — encoded protein: MRCEVCGREIRGPPLRRIIEGGRLTVCSQCARFGDEEWTPTPPKPPQKGRGSAGDLSKIEDITLVEDYGMRIKEARERMNMTVEELARRIGEKESVIKKLEKEELVPNEALVQKLRRTLKVELLVPEEGGFKISSSKPVEGRRLGDLLKLKGEKEDAEEDEEKQG
- a CDS encoding nucleotidyltransferase domain-containing protein translates to MYRSQRSILGLRASYDRLKEVVRGSLGASPLGIILFGSTVYMGRGRDLDLLVIVERVEGPLVKRFEAERLISREIFKGLGVWADVHILDLEELKENLAPGTFLSGLALGYELINGGADVEEPILTFLEKLSNGRYILHNRYGTWDLAMHAKLTIRRSRTSKSHEKSTEAS
- a CDS encoding F420-dependent methylenetetrahydromethanopterin dehydrogenase: MIRITFLKIGYLGVTTLIDALLDERGLRRDISVRVISSGCKMDENEASDVARLASTIPTDLYVIVSPNAGLPGPSAARKILLSTGKPIILVSDEPSRKITKELIDEGVGYIIIYADSMIGARQEFLDPVEMALYNSDVIRVLSVTGAFRLIHSEIDKVLRKLKKGEAPDLPRLLIDKDVALSHSGLANPYAYAKAVACFEAARRVASLSTEGCYRVEERERYIPIVAAAHELMRMAARLADEAREIEKSNDSVSRVVHLRSGALRGKVKLLEELRKPSPSSPA
- a CDS encoding DUF1922 domain-containing protein, producing MYVAVHCPRCGRLMLAKAVQRTRSCPHCGYRARIGELRILGRAETPERAVALIRMLKMKEAGRRGEPTR
- a CDS encoding bifunctional methylenetetrahydrofolate dehydrogenase/methenyltetrahydrofolate cyclohydrolase, giving the protein MILNGSEIASKVNEELRTWASSLRGRGVAPTLAMILVGEDMASKRYVELKARRCRDVGVEAQIHGLPGDVSTGEAAEFVKRLSGDPSIHGVLVQLPLPEGVDELPVVEAIPPDKDVDGLSPTTLGRILMGGKGFIPAGVEAIMELLKRYEIERERRHWVIAGRSIILGKPLAALLSNMDCAVTICDREDPNLVDHMRAADILIVDLGRKWFVKEEMVKESAVVVDMGNNYEAGKVYGDVDFEKVKRRASAITPVPGGVGPLLISMLIRNTLRAAERSRI
- a CDS encoding formate--tetrahydrofolate ligase, with the protein product MQSDFEIARRASLKHIVEVAEGLGIEENELELYGRYKAKVSLDVLKRSSERPDGKLIAVTAVTPTRFGEGKTTMAIGLGQALGRLGAKNIVVLRQPSLAPVFGVKGGACGGGYSQVLPMEDINIHFTGDLHAIAAAHNLLTSILENHIFRGNKLNINIHGIVWKRVVDIESRDLRRIVAGLGGEMGGIPHESGFEVTAASEIAAIHALSMSLTEMKMRMGEITVAYTKEGEPVKARQLKAEGAMAILMKDTLKPNLVQTLENTPAFVHGGPFANIAHGCPSLLAIKMALKLADYVVVEPGFGADLGLEKFCDIAARAGGLKPDLAVLVVTVRALKSHGGANPKELKEPNVEALRRGLPILEKEVENVKAFGLPAVVCINHFPSDGEEEIETILDWCSAEGVPAAVSDAFLLGGEGSLELAGLVVKELERDRAEFRYLYPLDMSIEEKIRTIARKMYGVSDIRLLQEARRSLRRIEKLGLRGLPICMAKTPLSLTDDESIKGLPPEGYVLPITDLKPSTGAGFIVAYCGEINTMPALPTTPAAEMMDIDEEGNIKGLG
- a CDS encoding Lsm family RNA-binding protein, translated to MASTAGRRFFEELAQLVNKSVQVVGPDGKQVEGVLLGYDPNTLSLCLGDVKGVGGTKIHRVFIYGSAIASIAASERPFNLEGLAERLERVFPNMVRLYPEAGVIVVMDKIRVTEKGVVEGSGPAAERVKDIYERFISETA
- a CDS encoding pseudouridine synthase, producing the protein MPQRGGLSGDLRRIRGIADYQFGRGCGQVLFPEGVTFTHSERTGRIRHIYLNQTLLASIRPNDGLITLTIAGAERIKDLIKDLGLYVKVGDEAAEFISMGRSVFAKHVLEAGGRIRPGDEVIVVDEGGNILAVGTALLSGDEMLSFKAGVAVKVRRGRREKAFSTPQGA
- a CDS encoding adenylate kinase family protein; translation: MAEAEGLKGPMGKGGFSNRILLVLTGVPGVGKSSVARILSKRLKGTHIDLTELTLKENLNLGFDEERGVAIADLEIIRRRVKEIYDTSEGPIIVEGHFAHDVVPAKMASMVFVLRRAPWRLKSELERRGYGRMKVRENVEAELLDVSLVEALEAYGEEIVCEIDTTSLAIEEAAEEILSILEGRIPCRRGFIDWLGHPMSKMVLEDP